A genomic window from Synechococcus sp. CBW1107 includes:
- a CDS encoding anti-sigma factor, whose product MSRHDTHPHGTGPEAEADLDLLLAGHALGDLDEPERQQLAALLQQQPELRQRLDEFSTTLELLPLALPAAVGPPQHLRQRLLDQRAPQRGVGPWLLPALMGLGLLVLGTQLHQTRQQLARVQQQAGSSGTLTSASRELPLQAIGGEGGASGMVLVTGNPTHNMLMLDGLPPPPPNTTYRLWARVNGREVGCVPFVPDGKGHVAMPIPIYPTSAASSVSVSIESLGALGAQPAGRRVLTSTI is encoded by the coding sequence ATGAGCCGCCACGACACCCATCCCCACGGAACCGGACCCGAAGCGGAAGCCGATCTCGACCTGCTGCTGGCGGGCCATGCTCTCGGTGACCTCGACGAGCCGGAGCGCCAGCAGCTGGCGGCGCTGCTGCAGCAGCAGCCCGAGCTGCGCCAGCGTCTCGATGAGTTCAGCACCACCCTCGAGCTGCTGCCTCTGGCCCTGCCCGCCGCCGTCGGCCCGCCACAGCACCTGCGCCAGCGCCTGCTGGATCAGCGGGCGCCACAGCGTGGGGTCGGCCCCTGGCTGCTGCCGGCGCTGATGGGCCTGGGCCTGCTGGTGCTGGGCACCCAGTTGCACCAGACCCGGCAGCAACTGGCCCGGGTGCAGCAGCAGGCCGGCTCCAGCGGCACACTCACTTCGGCGAGCCGCGAGTTGCCGCTCCAGGCGATCGGGGGCGAGGGCGGCGCCAGCGGCATGGTGCTGGTCACCGGCAATCCCACCCACAACATGCTGATGCTGGATGGTCTGCCGCCGCCGCCACCCAACACCACCTACCGTCTCTGGGCCCGTGTGAACGGGCGCGAGGTGGGCTGCGTTCCCTTCGTGCCCGACGGCAAGGGTCATGTGGCCATGCCGATCCCCATCTACCCCACCAGCGCCGCCAGCAGCGTGAGCGTGAGCATCGAATCGCTGGGGGCCCTGGGGGCCCAGCCCGCCGGACGGCGCGTTCTCACCAGCACGATCTGA
- a CDS encoding sigma-70 family RNA polymerase sigma factor: MTTPEPDAAAHPQGRLQDHRPAGYPDLAGLYDACGAPVFRLALRLSPSRQEAEDLCHDVFLRYWQQGRYEPKRGPVLAYLLMMTRSMAFNRIEQRRNRWQLVQRWSHQLFPSAVRSPQEAAEADDLSQRVRLALESIPANQRQVLEMAYYEGLSQSAIAERLQLPLGTVKTRSRQGLIRLRDQLIDDRPQP; encoded by the coding sequence GTGACCACCCCCGAGCCCGACGCCGCCGCACACCCCCAGGGACGTCTCCAGGACCACCGCCCGGCGGGCTACCCCGACCTGGCCGGCCTGTACGACGCCTGCGGCGCGCCGGTGTTCCGCCTGGCCCTGCGGCTCAGTCCGTCGCGTCAGGAGGCGGAGGACCTCTGCCATGACGTCTTCCTGCGCTACTGGCAGCAGGGCCGCTATGAGCCGAAGCGCGGACCCGTGCTGGCCTACCTGCTGATGATGACCCGCTCGATGGCGTTCAATCGCATCGAGCAGCGCCGCAACCGCTGGCAGCTGGTGCAACGCTGGTCGCACCAGCTGTTTCCCTCGGCCGTGCGCAGCCCCCAGGAAGCCGCCGAGGCCGATGACCTCTCCCAGCGGGTGCGCCTGGCCCTCGAGTCGATCCCCGCCAACCAGCGCCAGGTGCTGGAGATGGCCTACTACGAGGGCCTGAGCCAGTCGGCCATCGCCGAGCGGCTGCAACTGCCCCTCGGCACGGTGAAGACCCGCTCCCGCCAGGGTCTGATTCGCCTGCGCGACCAGCTGATCGACGACCGCCCGCAACCATGA
- the arsS gene encoding arsenosugar biosynthesis radical SAM (seleno)protein ArsS (Some members of this family are selenoproteins.) has protein sequence MAFPPLRRGRLETLQVNLTYRCNQTCVHCHVNAGPTRSESMAAATVALIPEVLAARGLRCLDLTGGAPELHPQFRELVRQARALGVDVIDRCNLTILQEPGQEDLAVFLAEQGVTVVASLPCYLQDNVERQRGSGVFQRSISGLRQLNALGYGQPGSGLELNLVYNPQGAALPPEQGPLEADYRRVLAADHGVVFNRLYALANMPVQRFAAVLRAQGELEGYLALLRRSHRDDNLTQVMCRQLISVDWQGSLYDCDFNQQLGLAAAGDPAAVAEAGGRRRSHLRDLLRRDPAGDPIQVGGHCFGCTAGSGSSCGGALAA, from the coding sequence ATGGCCTTTCCGCCCCTGCGCCGCGGCCGCCTGGAGACCCTGCAGGTGAACCTCACCTACCGCTGCAATCAGACCTGCGTGCACTGCCACGTGAACGCCGGCCCGACCCGCAGCGAAAGCATGGCGGCCGCCACCGTGGCCCTGATCCCCGAGGTGCTGGCCGCCCGGGGTCTGCGTTGCCTCGACCTCACCGGTGGGGCACCGGAGCTGCACCCTCAGTTCCGGGAACTGGTGCGCCAGGCCCGCGCCCTGGGCGTGGACGTGATCGATCGCTGCAACCTCACGATCCTGCAGGAGCCGGGCCAGGAGGATCTGGCCGTCTTTCTCGCCGAACAGGGAGTCACCGTGGTGGCCTCGCTGCCCTGCTACCTCCAGGACAACGTGGAGCGCCAGCGGGGCTCCGGGGTGTTCCAGCGCAGCATCAGCGGCCTGCGCCAGCTCAACGCCCTCGGCTACGGCCAGCCCGGGTCGGGCCTGGAGCTGAACCTGGTGTACAACCCCCAGGGCGCGGCGCTGCCGCCGGAGCAGGGACCGCTGGAGGCCGACTACCGGAGGGTGCTGGCGGCCGATCACGGCGTGGTGTTCAACCGGCTCTATGCCCTGGCCAACATGCCGGTCCAGCGCTTCGCGGCGGTGCTGAGGGCCCAGGGGGAGCTGGAGGGCTACCTGGCGTTGCTGCGCCGCAGCCACCGCGACGACAACCTGACCCAGGTCATGTGCCGCCAGCTGATCAGCGTCGACTGGCAGGGCTCCCTCTACGACTGCGATTTCAACCAGCAGCTGGGGCTGGCCGCCGCTGGCGACCCTGCAGCCGTCGCTGAAGCCGGCGGTCGCCGGCGCTCCCACCTGCGCGATCTGCTGCGGCGCGACCCCGCCGGTGACCCGATCCAGGTGGGTGGGCACTGCTTCGGCTGCACCGCCGGCAGCGGCTCCAGCTGCGGCGGGGCCCTGGCCGCATGA